The Candidatus Kryptonium sp. genome contains a region encoding:
- a CDS encoding Hsp20/alpha crystallin family protein has product MALMKWSPIRDLATEIFDLQREINKMFDRFFRGFEEEEEIRVMKWSPRVDISETDDEYIVRAEIPGVNKDDIKITIKENMLTISGEKKQEKETKNENFHRIERVYGSFSRSFTLPSAVKVDKVEAKFKDGVLTIKLPKVEEAKAKEIEIKVG; this is encoded by the coding sequence ATGGCACTCATGAAGTGGAGTCCAATAAGGGATTTGGCAACAGAGATATTTGACCTTCAAAGAGAAATCAACAAGATGTTTGACAGATTCTTCCGTGGATTTGAGGAGGAAGAGGAAATTAGAGTAATGAAGTGGAGTCCGAGAGTGGATATTTCCGAAACAGATGACGAATATATTGTTAGGGCTGAGATTCCAGGCGTAAATAAAGACGACATCAAAATAACAATAAAAGAAAATATGCTTACAATTAGTGGTGAAAAGAAGCAAGAGAAAGAAACAAAAAATGAAAACTTCCATCGGATTGAAAGAGTGTATGGTTCTTTCAGCAGAAGCTTCACCTTACCCAGCGCTGTGAAAGTTGACAAGGTTGAGGCGAAGTTCAAAGATGGAGTGCTGACGATAAAGCTGCCGAAGGTTGAAGAAGCGAAGGCAAAAGAGATTGAGATCAAGGTTGGTTAA
- a CDS encoding ferritin-like domain-containing protein: MEIEVRERKKGIIEILKNLFLPYLSEKEELLRILNENYSKEIAIAKMMEEHAEMIPFDFLREKLKKIAEDERKHAEKLKQKISELGGTVNPSPKIYNVKIASIHTEKGFRKLVADLEFDKEIYEDYISQINRIENEDIKKLLREIADEEAKHKDVLMDIVMRLC; encoded by the coding sequence ATGGAAATTGAAGTAAGAGAAAGGAAAAAGGGCATCATTGAGATTTTGAAAAATTTATTTTTACCCTATCTTTCTGAAAAAGAGGAACTTTTAAGGATTTTAAACGAGAATTATTCAAAGGAAATAGCGATTGCGAAGATGATGGAGGAACATGCCGAGATGATACCTTTTGATTTTTTAAGGGAGAAATTGAAAAAGATCGCCGAAGATGAAAGAAAACACGCAGAAAAGTTAAAACAGAAGATATCCGAACTTGGTGGAACTGTAAATCCATCTCCGAAAATTTATAATGTTAAGATAGCTTCAATTCATACCGAAAAAGGTTTTAGGAAACTTGTCGCAGACCTTGAATTTGATAAAGAAATTTATGAAGATTACATTTCACAAATCAACAGAATAGAGAACGAGGATATTAAGAAATTGCTTCGTGAGATAGCTGATGAAGAGGCAAAGCATAAAGATGTTTTGATGGATATTGTTATGAGGTTATGTTAG
- the lon gene encoding endopeptidase La: MAEEIKFTASPEKHVHIPEAMSILPLRNSVFFPKQFMPLSVGRESTIKLIEDANKTGELILIVAQKEPQIEKPTPDDIYHFGTVAKILKVYNLPDGSKSVFVQGLHRAKILSFIQQEPYLRGVIQQVDDEGEIDIEAEAIAVAIKNVFKKVVDLSPDLTPEQANMVSGTDDVTALPDIVGSILNVSVAEKQEILEQINVKERLKKCHFILNRHAQRLELGNKIQAEVQDEITKNQREYFLREQLKAIKRELGEDEEGAEIRELRDKIEKANMPEEARKVALKELERLSRMHPSSAEYTVARTYLDWLIELPWSISTEDNLDIKKAEEILDRDHYGLEKVKKRILEYLAVRKLKNDMRGPILCFVGPPGVGKTSLGRSIAEALGRKFVRISLGGVHDEAEIRGHRRTYIGALPGRIIQGIRKAGSNNPVFMLDEVDKIGADFRGDPAAALLEVLDPEQNYSFSDHYIEVPFDLSKVMFIATANMIEPIPPALRDRMEIIEIPSYIEEEKLNIAKYFLVPKQIKAHGLIEDMIKFEDSAIRKIINSYTREAGVRNLERRIADVCRGVAKEVAMGKTEPTTITEEMIPKYLGQPKYYHEAAERINKPGIAMGLAWTPVGGEILFVEATKMKGKGSLHLTGQLGDIMKESAHIALSYIASRAEDFGIEPDFRDKYDIHIHVPAGAIPKDGPSAGVTILTALYSLLTGKIVCNDVAMTGEITLRGAVLPVGGIKEKVLAAHRAGIKKVILPEKNKGDVEEIPEQVRNEMEFYFVKEMDEVLELAIRKEEVAEVVE, translated from the coding sequence ATGGCAGAGGAAATCAAATTTACCGCAAGTCCGGAAAAACATGTTCATATTCCTGAAGCGATGTCAATTTTACCGCTCAGGAACTCCGTCTTCTTCCCAAAGCAATTTATGCCTCTTTCAGTTGGGAGGGAAAGCACTATAAAATTGATTGAAGACGCAAATAAAACAGGTGAACTTATTTTAATTGTCGCTCAAAAGGAACCTCAAATAGAGAAACCAACTCCGGATGATATTTATCATTTCGGGACGGTTGCAAAGATACTAAAAGTATACAATCTTCCTGATGGTTCAAAGAGCGTATTTGTTCAGGGCTTACATCGTGCTAAAATTTTATCATTTATACAGCAGGAGCCATATTTGAGAGGAGTAATTCAACAAGTTGATGACGAAGGTGAAATTGATATTGAAGCAGAAGCTATAGCAGTTGCGATAAAAAATGTGTTTAAGAAGGTAGTGGATCTTTCACCTGATTTAACCCCTGAACAAGCGAATATGGTTAGCGGAACTGATGATGTAACTGCTCTTCCTGATATCGTTGGTTCAATTTTGAATGTTTCGGTTGCGGAGAAGCAAGAAATACTTGAACAGATCAATGTAAAAGAGAGATTGAAGAAATGTCATTTTATTTTAAACAGACACGCGCAACGGCTTGAGCTTGGAAACAAGATTCAAGCTGAGGTCCAGGATGAAATAACGAAGAACCAGCGAGAATATTTCCTCAGGGAGCAGTTGAAAGCAATAAAGAGAGAGCTTGGCGAGGACGAAGAGGGTGCAGAAATTAGAGAGTTAAGAGATAAAATTGAGAAGGCAAACATGCCCGAAGAAGCGCGCAAAGTTGCCTTAAAAGAGCTTGAGAGATTGTCAAGGATGCATCCATCCTCAGCTGAATATACAGTGGCAAGAACCTATCTTGATTGGTTGATTGAACTTCCTTGGAGCATTTCAACGGAGGATAATCTTGATATAAAGAAAGCAGAAGAGATACTTGATAGAGATCATTATGGACTTGAGAAAGTTAAGAAAAGAATTTTAGAGTATCTTGCTGTTAGAAAATTGAAAAACGATATGCGCGGTCCGATACTTTGTTTTGTTGGACCACCCGGAGTTGGTAAAACATCGTTGGGTAGGTCAATTGCTGAAGCGCTTGGTAGAAAATTCGTAAGAATCTCGCTCGGTGGAGTTCACGACGAAGCTGAAATAAGAGGACATAGAAGAACTTATATAGGTGCTTTGCCAGGGCGAATAATTCAAGGGATAAGGAAAGCAGGTTCAAATAATCCAGTTTTCATGCTGGATGAAGTTGATAAAATCGGTGCGGATTTTCGTGGCGACCCAGCTGCAGCTTTGCTTGAAGTGCTTGATCCTGAACAAAATTATTCTTTTAGTGATCATTACATTGAAGTTCCTTTTGATCTTTCAAAGGTTATGTTTATAGCAACAGCGAATATGATTGAACCAATTCCTCCTGCTTTGAGAGATAGAATGGAGATAATTGAAATACCGAGCTATATAGAAGAAGAAAAACTAAACATAGCCAAATACTTCCTCGTCCCGAAGCAGATAAAAGCTCACGGATTGATAGAGGATATGATAAAATTTGAAGATTCAGCAATTAGAAAAATAATTAACTCATATACTCGCGAAGCAGGTGTAAGAAATCTTGAAAGAAGAATTGCTGATGTATGTCGTGGCGTTGCAAAGGAAGTTGCTATGGGCAAAACCGAGCCAACCACGATAACAGAAGAAATGATTCCAAAGTATTTAGGACAACCTAAGTATTATCATGAAGCTGCGGAGAGAATCAATAAACCTGGCATAGCAATGGGACTTGCTTGGACACCTGTCGGTGGAGAAATTTTGTTCGTTGAAGCAACGAAAATGAAAGGAAAAGGTTCACTGCATCTTACTGGACAACTTGGCGACATAATGAAAGAATCGGCGCATATAGCTCTTAGCTATATCGCATCAAGGGCTGAAGATTTCGGCATTGAGCCAGATTTTAGAGATAAATACGATATTCATATCCATGTCCCAGCTGGTGCTATTCCGAAAGATGGGCCTTCTGCCGGAGTTACTATATTAACAGCTCTTTATTCTTTGCTTACTGGGAAGATTGTATGCAATGATGTTGCGATGACCGGAGAGATTACATTGCGAGGTGCTGTTCTGCCAGTTGGTGGGATAAAGGAGAAAGTTCTTGCTGCACATAGAGCGGGAATTAAAAAAGTTATATTGCCAGAGAAAAATAAAGGCGATGTTGAAGAAATACCTGAACAAGTTAGAAATGAGATGGAGTTTTACTTTGTGAAAGAAATGGACGAAGTTCTTGAGCTCGCTATCAGAAAAGAGGAAGTTGCCGAAGTAGTTGAATAG
- the dnaJ gene encoding molecular chaperone DnaJ, whose product MMKDYYKILGVNENATLEEIKQAYKKLAMKYHPDRNPGDKQAEEKFKEINEAYSVLSDPEKRKQYDQLRKFGAGFGDKGFSGGFNFEDLFANFKTGSGEGFWFGVGNSFIEDLLNQFFDRGEFFRRSRRGAARGEDINITVEIPFSTAIQGGEIYIDVPRKEVCEVCRGTGAKPGAKVSTCQVCKGTGTVADIRGLFAFSRPCQNCYGRGKIISEICYNCGGTGQISTARKIKVKIPPGVDTGTILRIRGEGEPGINGGENGDLLVNIKVQDDKFFKRKGNDIFVEIPINIAQAILGSKMRIKTIHGNKVELTIPPGTQSGTTFRLRGLGIKTDGKVGDMYVTVKVEIPDKINERQRKLIEEFAKEGNLKY is encoded by the coding sequence ATGATGAAGGATTACTATAAAATACTTGGTGTAAACGAAAACGCAACGCTTGAAGAGATAAAGCAGGCATACAAAAAACTCGCTATGAAGTATCACCCGGATAGAAACCCGGGTGATAAGCAAGCAGAGGAAAAATTTAAAGAAATCAACGAAGCATATAGCGTTCTTTCAGATCCCGAAAAAAGAAAACAATATGATCAACTTAGAAAATTTGGTGCTGGCTTTGGAGATAAAGGATTTTCAGGCGGATTTAACTTTGAGGATTTATTTGCTAACTTTAAAACTGGTTCTGGTGAAGGTTTTTGGTTCGGTGTTGGAAATTCCTTTATTGAGGATCTTTTAAATCAATTTTTTGATAGAGGTGAATTCTTTAGAAGGAGTAGAAGAGGAGCAGCTAGAGGAGAAGATATAAACATTACGGTTGAGATACCTTTTTCAACAGCAATTCAAGGTGGCGAGATATATATTGATGTTCCAAGGAAAGAGGTATGTGAGGTTTGTAGAGGAACAGGTGCAAAACCAGGGGCGAAAGTAAGCACTTGTCAAGTTTGTAAAGGAACAGGAACTGTTGCAGATATCCGTGGATTGTTTGCTTTTTCAAGACCATGTCAAAACTGTTATGGAAGAGGTAAGATCATTTCCGAAATTTGCTATAATTGTGGGGGAACAGGGCAAATTTCAACAGCAAGAAAAATTAAAGTTAAAATTCCACCAGGAGTTGATACTGGAACTATTTTGAGAATCAGAGGTGAAGGTGAGCCTGGAATAAATGGTGGGGAAAATGGAGATCTTTTGGTGAATATAAAAGTTCAAGATGATAAATTTTTCAAACGCAAGGGAAACGACATCTTTGTTGAAATTCCAATTAACATTGCCCAAGCAATTTTGGGAAGTAAAATGAGAATTAAAACGATTCATGGTAATAAAGTTGAATTGACTATCCCACCGGGAACTCAAAGTGGAACTACATTTAGATTGCGTGGGCTCGGGATTAAAACAGATGGAAAGGTGGGAGATATGTATGTCACAGTTAAAGTTGAAATTCCTGATAAAATAAACGAAAGGCAACGAAAGTTAATTGAGGAATTTGCGAAGGAGGGAAATTTAAAGTATTAA